Proteins from a genomic interval of Streptomyces sp. NBC_00820:
- a CDS encoding beta-ketoacyl-ACP synthase III has translation MNGSRIAAIGHYQPAKVLTNEDLAGMVDTSDEWIRSRVGIRTRHIAGPDEPVDELAAHAAAKALAAAGLAPGDIDLVLVATSTAIDRSPNTAARVAARLGIPQPAAMDVNVVCAGFTHALATADHTVRAGAATRALVIGADKMSEIADWSDRTTCVLVGDGAGAAVVEACAPDQEPGIGPVLWGSVPEMGNAVRIEGTPPRFAQEGQSVYRWATTQLPPIARRVCERAGIEPADLAAVVLHQANLRIIEPLAQKIGAVNAVVARDVTESGNTSAASIPLALSKLIETGAVRSGDPALLFGFGGNLSYAGQVVRCP, from the coding sequence ATGAACGGCTCGCGTATCGCCGCCATCGGTCACTACCAGCCCGCCAAGGTGCTCACCAACGAGGACCTGGCGGGCATGGTCGACACCAGCGACGAGTGGATCCGCAGCCGGGTGGGCATCCGTACCCGGCACATCGCAGGTCCCGACGAGCCGGTCGACGAGCTGGCCGCGCACGCAGCCGCCAAGGCCCTCGCCGCGGCCGGTCTCGCCCCCGGCGACATCGACCTGGTCCTGGTCGCCACCTCCACGGCGATCGACCGCTCCCCGAACACCGCCGCCCGGGTCGCGGCCCGGCTCGGCATCCCGCAGCCCGCCGCCATGGACGTCAACGTGGTGTGCGCCGGCTTCACCCACGCCCTCGCCACCGCCGACCACACCGTCCGGGCCGGCGCCGCCACCCGCGCCCTGGTCATCGGTGCGGACAAGATGTCCGAGATCGCCGACTGGAGCGACCGCACCACCTGCGTTCTCGTCGGCGACGGCGCCGGGGCAGCCGTGGTCGAGGCGTGCGCACCGGACCAGGAGCCCGGGATCGGACCGGTGCTGTGGGGATCGGTGCCGGAGATGGGCAACGCCGTACGGATCGAGGGCACGCCGCCGCGCTTCGCGCAGGAGGGGCAGAGCGTCTACCGCTGGGCCACGACCCAGCTGCCGCCCATCGCGCGCCGCGTCTGCGAGAGGGCCGGCATCGAACCCGCCGACCTCGCCGCCGTCGTCCTGCACCAGGCGAACCTGCGCATCATCGAACCGCTCGCGCAGAAGATCGGTGCCGTCAACGCCGTGGTCGCGCGGGACGTCACCGAATCCGGCAACACCTCCGCCGCCAGCATCCCCCTCGCCCTGTCCAAGCTGATCGAGACGGGGGCGGTGCGCAGCGGCGACCCGGCCCTGCTGTTCGGCTTCGGCGGCAACCTGTCGTACGCCGGCCAGGTCGTACGGTGCCCGTGA